From the genome of Monomorium pharaonis isolate MP-MQ-018 chromosome 2, ASM1337386v2, whole genome shotgun sequence, one region includes:
- the LOC105839934 gene encoding JNK-interacting protein 1 isoform X2: MADTEFEEFRHYFERLPQHLKAPLSNYTLVHDVMIDDSPTSSQGSDGEVGRSCDVVTGDSEDEEVVVIHRHDNQSGHTTPDDSEELDHHCSIIADSDFSLFGGLSSRGRSVGGGPGPGGGGIVSGNGGRDSVVSDVGDSCSSLSSWPTPEHVPSNRPGSGGTERRRRRLPEIPKSKKSLPMCQTSIQTSSSLADELSAATGSTSTRPHLVLRKCHPRLRHEDSSPDSERMATDSGHSTAHSPDNGPKSVSPIPCNTLQNTDSVSPSSTPGSGGVPFTQLELLEATHRGLHKFISRHHDEIDLEIGDPIYVQKEADDLWCEGVNLRTGRQGIFPSAYAVDMDYSDFDPTAPKVKRERYLLGYLGSVETLAHKGTGVVCQAVRRILRNSLQDPPVSQSCILEVSDQGLRMVDRSKPRKSQGPCHDYFYSLKNVSFCAFHPRDHRYLGFITKHPTLQRFACHVFIGQESTRPVAEAVGRAFHRFYTKFIETAFPIEDIYIE; the protein is encoded by the exons ATGGCTGACACCGAGTTCGAGGAATTCCGGCACTATTTCGAGAGACTGCCCCAACACCTAAAGGCACCGCTTTCCAACTACAC GCTCGTACACGATGTGATGATCGATGACTCGCCGACGTCCTCGCAAGGAAGCGATGGAGAGGTCGGCAGATCCTGCGACGTCGTCACCGGTGACTCCGAGGACGAGGAAGTCGTTGTCATTCACCGGCACGACAACCAAAGCGGGCACACCACTCCCGATGACAGCGAGGAGCTAGATCATCACTGTTCGATCATAGCTGACAGCGATTTTAG CTTGTTCGGTGGACTGAGCAGCAGGGGTCGATCGGTAGGCGGCGGACCAGGACCCGGCGGGGGTGGTATCGTATCCGGTAACGGTGGCCGGGATAGTGTCGTCAGCGACGTCGGCGATTCGTGTTCCAGTTTGAGCTCCTGGCCTACGCCGGAGCACGTGCCATCGAATCGACCCGGAAGCGGTGGCACTGAGCGCAGACGTCGAAGACTGCCGGAAATTCctaaaagcaaaaaat CTTTGCCTATGTGCCAGACGTCTATACAGACGTCGTCCTCGCTGGCAGACGAGTTGAGTGCCGCCACCGGCTCGACATCGACCCGGCCTCATCTTGTCTTAAGGAAATGTCATCCCAGACTCCGTCACGAGGACAGCTCGCCCGACAGCGAGAGGATGGCCACCGATAGCGGCCATTCCACTGCTCATTCTCCCGATAACGGTCCCAAGAGTGTGTCGCCTATTCCATGCAATACCTTGCAGAATACGGATTCGGTGTCACCTAGTAGCACCCCAG GGAGCGGAGGCGTACCGTTCACTCAACTGGAACTACTCGAGGCAACGCATCGAGGATTGCACAAGTTCATATCGCGACATCATGATGAAATTGATCTTGAAATTGGAGATCCTATATACGTGCAAAAGGAGGCCGATGATCTCTGGTGTGAAG GTGTGAATCTAAGGACGGGCCGGCAAGGTATCTTTCCGTCGGCTTACGCGGTCGACATGGACTACAGTGACTTCGATCCCACCGCGCCCAaagtaaagagagagagatatcttTTGGGTTACCTCGGCTCGGTGGAGACCCTGGCGCATAAGGGTACAGGAGTGGTATGTCAGGCAGTGCGAAGGATCCTTCGCAACTCCTTGCAGGACCCGCCCGTCTCGCAGAGCTGCATCTTGGAAGTATCTGATCAGGGTCTTCGAATGGTCGATAGAAGTAAACCGCGA AAAAGTCAAGGTCCTTGTCACGATTATTTTTACTCGCTGAAGAATGTATCATTCTGTGCGTTTCACCCTCGCGATCATCGTTACCTCGGTTTCATCACGAAGCACCCTACTCTGCAAAGGTTCGCTTGCCACGTGTTCATTGGTCAAGAATCCACAAGACCTGTCGCCGAAGCTGTTGg ACGCGCTTTTCATCGGTTCTATACGAAATTCATCGAGACTGCTTTCCCAATAGAGGACATCTACATTGAATAA
- the LOC105839934 gene encoding JNK-interacting protein 1 isoform X1, whose protein sequence is MADTEFEEFRHYFERLPQHLKAPLSNYTLVHDVMIDDSPTSSQGSDGEVGRSCDVVTGDSEDEEVVVIHRHDNQSGHTTPDDSEELDHHCSIIADSDFRLVTSLFGGLSSRGRSVGGGPGPGGGGIVSGNGGRDSVVSDVGDSCSSLSSWPTPEHVPSNRPGSGGTERRRRRLPEIPKSKKSLPMCQTSIQTSSSLADELSAATGSTSTRPHLVLRKCHPRLRHEDSSPDSERMATDSGHSTAHSPDNGPKSVSPIPCNTLQNTDSVSPSSTPGSGGVPFTQLELLEATHRGLHKFISRHHDEIDLEIGDPIYVQKEADDLWCEGVNLRTGRQGIFPSAYAVDMDYSDFDPTAPKVKRERYLLGYLGSVETLAHKGTGVVCQAVRRILRNSLQDPPVSQSCILEVSDQGLRMVDRSKPRKSQGPCHDYFYSLKNVSFCAFHPRDHRYLGFITKHPTLQRFACHVFIGQESTRPVAEAVGRAFHRFYTKFIETAFPIEDIYIE, encoded by the exons ATGGCTGACACCGAGTTCGAGGAATTCCGGCACTATTTCGAGAGACTGCCCCAACACCTAAAGGCACCGCTTTCCAACTACAC GCTCGTACACGATGTGATGATCGATGACTCGCCGACGTCCTCGCAAGGAAGCGATGGAGAGGTCGGCAGATCCTGCGACGTCGTCACCGGTGACTCCGAGGACGAGGAAGTCGTTGTCATTCACCGGCACGACAACCAAAGCGGGCACACCACTCCCGATGACAGCGAGGAGCTAGATCATCACTGTTCGATCATAGCTGACAGCGATTTTAGGTTGGTAACATC CTTGTTCGGTGGACTGAGCAGCAGGGGTCGATCGGTAGGCGGCGGACCAGGACCCGGCGGGGGTGGTATCGTATCCGGTAACGGTGGCCGGGATAGTGTCGTCAGCGACGTCGGCGATTCGTGTTCCAGTTTGAGCTCCTGGCCTACGCCGGAGCACGTGCCATCGAATCGACCCGGAAGCGGTGGCACTGAGCGCAGACGTCGAAGACTGCCGGAAATTCctaaaagcaaaaaat CTTTGCCTATGTGCCAGACGTCTATACAGACGTCGTCCTCGCTGGCAGACGAGTTGAGTGCCGCCACCGGCTCGACATCGACCCGGCCTCATCTTGTCTTAAGGAAATGTCATCCCAGACTCCGTCACGAGGACAGCTCGCCCGACAGCGAGAGGATGGCCACCGATAGCGGCCATTCCACTGCTCATTCTCCCGATAACGGTCCCAAGAGTGTGTCGCCTATTCCATGCAATACCTTGCAGAATACGGATTCGGTGTCACCTAGTAGCACCCCAG GGAGCGGAGGCGTACCGTTCACTCAACTGGAACTACTCGAGGCAACGCATCGAGGATTGCACAAGTTCATATCGCGACATCATGATGAAATTGATCTTGAAATTGGAGATCCTATATACGTGCAAAAGGAGGCCGATGATCTCTGGTGTGAAG GTGTGAATCTAAGGACGGGCCGGCAAGGTATCTTTCCGTCGGCTTACGCGGTCGACATGGACTACAGTGACTTCGATCCCACCGCGCCCAaagtaaagagagagagatatcttTTGGGTTACCTCGGCTCGGTGGAGACCCTGGCGCATAAGGGTACAGGAGTGGTATGTCAGGCAGTGCGAAGGATCCTTCGCAACTCCTTGCAGGACCCGCCCGTCTCGCAGAGCTGCATCTTGGAAGTATCTGATCAGGGTCTTCGAATGGTCGATAGAAGTAAACCGCGA AAAAGTCAAGGTCCTTGTCACGATTATTTTTACTCGCTGAAGAATGTATCATTCTGTGCGTTTCACCCTCGCGATCATCGTTACCTCGGTTTCATCACGAAGCACCCTACTCTGCAAAGGTTCGCTTGCCACGTGTTCATTGGTCAAGAATCCACAAGACCTGTCGCCGAAGCTGTTGg ACGCGCTTTTCATCGGTTCTATACGAAATTCATCGAGACTGCTTTCCCAATAGAGGACATCTACATTGAATAA
- the LOC105839934 gene encoding JNK-interacting protein 1 isoform X3: MADTEFEEFRHYFERLPQHLKAPLSNYTLVHDVMIDDSPTSSQGSDGEVGRSCDVVTGDSEDEEVVVIHRHDNQSGHTTPDDSEELDHHCSIIADSDFRLVTSRGRSVGGGPGPGGGGIVSGNGGRDSVVSDVGDSCSSLSSWPTPEHVPSNRPGSGGTERRRRRLPEIPKSKKSLPMCQTSIQTSSSLADELSAATGSTSTRPHLVLRKCHPRLRHEDSSPDSERMATDSGHSTAHSPDNGPKSVSPIPCNTLQNTDSVSPSSTPGSGGVPFTQLELLEATHRGLHKFISRHHDEIDLEIGDPIYVQKEADDLWCEGVNLRTGRQGIFPSAYAVDMDYSDFDPTAPKVKRERYLLGYLGSVETLAHKGTGVVCQAVRRILRNSLQDPPVSQSCILEVSDQGLRMVDRSKPRKSQGPCHDYFYSLKNVSFCAFHPRDHRYLGFITKHPTLQRFACHVFIGQESTRPVAEAVGRAFHRFYTKFIETAFPIEDIYIE; the protein is encoded by the exons ATGGCTGACACCGAGTTCGAGGAATTCCGGCACTATTTCGAGAGACTGCCCCAACACCTAAAGGCACCGCTTTCCAACTACAC GCTCGTACACGATGTGATGATCGATGACTCGCCGACGTCCTCGCAAGGAAGCGATGGAGAGGTCGGCAGATCCTGCGACGTCGTCACCGGTGACTCCGAGGACGAGGAAGTCGTTGTCATTCACCGGCACGACAACCAAAGCGGGCACACCACTCCCGATGACAGCGAGGAGCTAGATCATCACTGTTCGATCATAGCTGACAGCGATTTTAGGTTGGTAACATC CAGGGGTCGATCGGTAGGCGGCGGACCAGGACCCGGCGGGGGTGGTATCGTATCCGGTAACGGTGGCCGGGATAGTGTCGTCAGCGACGTCGGCGATTCGTGTTCCAGTTTGAGCTCCTGGCCTACGCCGGAGCACGTGCCATCGAATCGACCCGGAAGCGGTGGCACTGAGCGCAGACGTCGAAGACTGCCGGAAATTCctaaaagcaaaaaat CTTTGCCTATGTGCCAGACGTCTATACAGACGTCGTCCTCGCTGGCAGACGAGTTGAGTGCCGCCACCGGCTCGACATCGACCCGGCCTCATCTTGTCTTAAGGAAATGTCATCCCAGACTCCGTCACGAGGACAGCTCGCCCGACAGCGAGAGGATGGCCACCGATAGCGGCCATTCCACTGCTCATTCTCCCGATAACGGTCCCAAGAGTGTGTCGCCTATTCCATGCAATACCTTGCAGAATACGGATTCGGTGTCACCTAGTAGCACCCCAG GGAGCGGAGGCGTACCGTTCACTCAACTGGAACTACTCGAGGCAACGCATCGAGGATTGCACAAGTTCATATCGCGACATCATGATGAAATTGATCTTGAAATTGGAGATCCTATATACGTGCAAAAGGAGGCCGATGATCTCTGGTGTGAAG GTGTGAATCTAAGGACGGGCCGGCAAGGTATCTTTCCGTCGGCTTACGCGGTCGACATGGACTACAGTGACTTCGATCCCACCGCGCCCAaagtaaagagagagagatatcttTTGGGTTACCTCGGCTCGGTGGAGACCCTGGCGCATAAGGGTACAGGAGTGGTATGTCAGGCAGTGCGAAGGATCCTTCGCAACTCCTTGCAGGACCCGCCCGTCTCGCAGAGCTGCATCTTGGAAGTATCTGATCAGGGTCTTCGAATGGTCGATAGAAGTAAACCGCGA AAAAGTCAAGGTCCTTGTCACGATTATTTTTACTCGCTGAAGAATGTATCATTCTGTGCGTTTCACCCTCGCGATCATCGTTACCTCGGTTTCATCACGAAGCACCCTACTCTGCAAAGGTTCGCTTGCCACGTGTTCATTGGTCAAGAATCCACAAGACCTGTCGCCGAAGCTGTTGg ACGCGCTTTTCATCGGTTCTATACGAAATTCATCGAGACTGCTTTCCCAATAGAGGACATCTACATTGAATAA
- the LOC105839934 gene encoding JNK-interacting protein 1 isoform X4, which translates to MADTEFEEFRHYFERLPQHLKAPLSNYTLVHDVMIDDSPTSSQGSDGEVGRSCDVVTGDSEDEEVVVIHRHDNQSGHTTPDDSEELDHHCSIIADSDFSRGRSVGGGPGPGGGGIVSGNGGRDSVVSDVGDSCSSLSSWPTPEHVPSNRPGSGGTERRRRRLPEIPKSKKSLPMCQTSIQTSSSLADELSAATGSTSTRPHLVLRKCHPRLRHEDSSPDSERMATDSGHSTAHSPDNGPKSVSPIPCNTLQNTDSVSPSSTPGSGGVPFTQLELLEATHRGLHKFISRHHDEIDLEIGDPIYVQKEADDLWCEGVNLRTGRQGIFPSAYAVDMDYSDFDPTAPKVKRERYLLGYLGSVETLAHKGTGVVCQAVRRILRNSLQDPPVSQSCILEVSDQGLRMVDRSKPRKSQGPCHDYFYSLKNVSFCAFHPRDHRYLGFITKHPTLQRFACHVFIGQESTRPVAEAVGRAFHRFYTKFIETAFPIEDIYIE; encoded by the exons ATGGCTGACACCGAGTTCGAGGAATTCCGGCACTATTTCGAGAGACTGCCCCAACACCTAAAGGCACCGCTTTCCAACTACAC GCTCGTACACGATGTGATGATCGATGACTCGCCGACGTCCTCGCAAGGAAGCGATGGAGAGGTCGGCAGATCCTGCGACGTCGTCACCGGTGACTCCGAGGACGAGGAAGTCGTTGTCATTCACCGGCACGACAACCAAAGCGGGCACACCACTCCCGATGACAGCGAGGAGCTAGATCATCACTGTTCGATCATAGCTGACAGCGATTTTAG CAGGGGTCGATCGGTAGGCGGCGGACCAGGACCCGGCGGGGGTGGTATCGTATCCGGTAACGGTGGCCGGGATAGTGTCGTCAGCGACGTCGGCGATTCGTGTTCCAGTTTGAGCTCCTGGCCTACGCCGGAGCACGTGCCATCGAATCGACCCGGAAGCGGTGGCACTGAGCGCAGACGTCGAAGACTGCCGGAAATTCctaaaagcaaaaaat CTTTGCCTATGTGCCAGACGTCTATACAGACGTCGTCCTCGCTGGCAGACGAGTTGAGTGCCGCCACCGGCTCGACATCGACCCGGCCTCATCTTGTCTTAAGGAAATGTCATCCCAGACTCCGTCACGAGGACAGCTCGCCCGACAGCGAGAGGATGGCCACCGATAGCGGCCATTCCACTGCTCATTCTCCCGATAACGGTCCCAAGAGTGTGTCGCCTATTCCATGCAATACCTTGCAGAATACGGATTCGGTGTCACCTAGTAGCACCCCAG GGAGCGGAGGCGTACCGTTCACTCAACTGGAACTACTCGAGGCAACGCATCGAGGATTGCACAAGTTCATATCGCGACATCATGATGAAATTGATCTTGAAATTGGAGATCCTATATACGTGCAAAAGGAGGCCGATGATCTCTGGTGTGAAG GTGTGAATCTAAGGACGGGCCGGCAAGGTATCTTTCCGTCGGCTTACGCGGTCGACATGGACTACAGTGACTTCGATCCCACCGCGCCCAaagtaaagagagagagatatcttTTGGGTTACCTCGGCTCGGTGGAGACCCTGGCGCATAAGGGTACAGGAGTGGTATGTCAGGCAGTGCGAAGGATCCTTCGCAACTCCTTGCAGGACCCGCCCGTCTCGCAGAGCTGCATCTTGGAAGTATCTGATCAGGGTCTTCGAATGGTCGATAGAAGTAAACCGCGA AAAAGTCAAGGTCCTTGTCACGATTATTTTTACTCGCTGAAGAATGTATCATTCTGTGCGTTTCACCCTCGCGATCATCGTTACCTCGGTTTCATCACGAAGCACCCTACTCTGCAAAGGTTCGCTTGCCACGTGTTCATTGGTCAAGAATCCACAAGACCTGTCGCCGAAGCTGTTGg ACGCGCTTTTCATCGGTTCTATACGAAATTCATCGAGACTGCTTTCCCAATAGAGGACATCTACATTGAATAA